GCAATGAACCGGCTATCGGTACCACCTATACCGTGCGCTGGACCTACACCAAGCAGATGATCAAAGGCGAGGATTATGTGGACGGCGGCTGGTTCGGTATTACCGCCCATCCGACAGCCGGAACCTATCATTATGTGGTGACCGCTTTCGACGGATCGGGTGAAACCGCCTTCAACTCAGGCAGCGTACTTTCAAGAATGACTCTGGCCGGAGAGATGAACCGTCTTTCATGGCTGCCGGTCAACGGTGCCAACGGCTATCGGGTTTACCGGGCTACGACCAACGGCTCCAGAACCGACTTCCAGCGCATCAAGGAGCTGGGCAGCGAAGCCATCTCCTATATCGATGATGCGGTGGACGAACCCGTGGCATCCAATCCTCCGGCCAGCAGTTCGGCTGCGGTTTCCATGTCCACGACCCAGATCGAACTCGGCAATCTCAACGTGGTCAACTTCGGTCGCGGAGCACTTGGCGATGAACCGGTCAACGGCTCTAACTGCAGCATCGATTATGATTATTTTCTCGGCCGCAAGGACATCATCTACGCCACCACCCGGGAGATCAAACGACTCGAAGGTGCTCCGGCGGACTTTCCCAAGCTGCCGATCGTTCCGGAGGATACCTTGGGTCTGTGCAGCATTGACTGCCCGCCCAACTCCACCGATATGACCATCCGCAATTTCGGGCTCACCCGCATCACCATGGATCAGATCCACGACATCATCAAAGATGTGGAGGACCTGAAATACAACGATGCCCAGTATCAGATGAACAATGAGCTGCAGAACCGCGACGCCCAGTCCAAGAAAGGCATCTATTCGGATGATTTCTCCAACACAGCCCAGTCGGATATCTATCACGCCGAATGGGATGCCCGGGTAAACGAGCTGGGCAAGTTTGCCTCTCCGGATCGTTCGGCTATTTCATCACCGCTCGAGGTGGATACGGGAAGCAGTGATGCCAGCTTCTTCGGCAGTCTGGCGTTGTTGCCGGGATCGGAACAGGTGGTGCTCGAACAGAATGACTGGTCCGAGGAACGCAACATCAACCCGTATGCGGTCTTTGAAAAACCGCCTGCCATGCTGCAGGTCACACCCAATATCGGCCGCCGTGGCCAGACCGGCATTGCGGTAACAGGCATCAACTTCACGCCGGATCGCTCCGGGATTGTCCTGCGTTGTGACGGCCGGGTCATGGCCAGCAATCTGGTCAGCGATGATGCCGGACGTGTGACCGCCTCATTCACGGTGCCGACGGAAGCCCGCAACGGCAACCGTATCGTGGAAATGGCGGATGGGCAGTACACCGCCCGGGCCAGCCTGCAGATCAATGATCCTCTGGTGATCACCCGTATCCAGCGATTTATCCAGACCAACATCATCACCCGCATCGTTCGTGTGCCGGTGGTGCGTACCGTCTGGAGAACCCGTACCATCTTTGTCCGTCGTGATCCGCTGGCTCAGACCTTCAGCTTCACGGAAAACCGGGTTCTGTCGGCTGTGGGTATTCAGTTCACCGAGCGGGATGCCTCCATTCCGGTAACGGTTCAGATTCGAGGGGTTACCACCGGACTGCCCAACGACACCATCTTTGCCGAAAAGGTGATTGCGCCGTCGGAAATCAATCTCGGCGGTGAAACCAAGATCAGCTTCGATGATCCCTTTTACGCCGAAGCCAATACCAGCTATGCGGTGGTCCTGCTGACCAACAGTACCAACTACAAGGTGCGCACCGCCACTCTCGGCAAGACCGGTCGTCAGGGCATTATCACCCGCCAGACCTATGCCGAAGGTGTGCTTCTGGAAAGCTCCAATGCCGAGACCTGGACTCCGCTCAACGGCTCCGACCTCACCATGAAACTTTATGGCTATGAGTTCGAGAACGAAGGCACGGTCCAGTTCCAGCCGGTAAGCGGTGTACAGTTCTCCGATCTGAACATCGATGAATATTCGGCTATCCCGGAAGGTACCCACCTTATCTGGGAATACTCCACCGACGGTGGTTCGACGTGGGATGCGGTCGTTCCGGCCGAGGAAGAGCGTCTGCCCAATCTGGCCAATGGCGTTTTGGTCCGGGTTCGCTTCAGTACCGGCATGGGTAACGACACTCCGGCGCTCAACTTCCGGGATGTCAATCTGATCGGCTACCTCAACAACACCGCAGGAACCTATCTGACCCGTGAGAACGAGCTGACACAGGGTGTGG
The window above is part of the Syntrophotaleaceae bacterium genome. Proteins encoded here:
- a CDS encoding DUF4815 domain-containing protein, producing MSISRDTFDPAKNYKRIRYHQDRDLLDSELNEQQELINLERRKIADILFKEGSILSGLDVTVQDNVLTLTSGMVYIDGHVEAVAGVTLTYDPATTSGADYVYSELLKYNYGYTQDPSLINPATGEPTAEREKWVLALKTTDTTGLTLPNNVTERKVVPIYKFDRETGDVTATVQEKSNLYLRDLLGTLPGSRITVSSITEDQLSFAAAEGLNSLLQNLAERTFDQAGSYLVSGFDSFIGSVDDTDVEVITNAGRAYIQGFRHQRDLPTSTLVPKSVAIKSVRGEQKTYNISQRRYPVNSTPLKETTQVEAIVEMTANVTRGSVGGGEDLLDPNPVVDILEVSQGATIFQEGIDWQQSGNHVDWIGSGNEPAIGTTYTVRWTYTKQMIKGEDYVDGGWFGITAHPTAGTYHYVVTAFDGSGETAFNSGSVLSRMTLAGEMNRLSWLPVNGANGYRVYRATTNGSRTDFQRIKELGSEAISYIDDAVDEPVASNPPASSSAAVSMSTTQIELGNLNVVNFGRGALGDEPVNGSNCSIDYDYFLGRKDIIYATTREIKRLEGAPADFPKLPIVPEDTLGLCSIDCPPNSTDMTIRNFGLTRITMDQIHDIIKDVEDLKYNDAQYQMNNELQNRDAQSKKGIYSDDFSNTAQSDIYHAEWDARVNELGKFASPDRSAISSPLEVDTGSSDASFFGSLALLPGSEQVVLEQNDWSEERNINPYAVFEKPPAMLQVTPNIGRRGQTGIAVTGINFTPDRSGIVLRCDGRVMASNLVSDDAGRVTASFTVPTEARNGNRIVEMADGQYTARASLQINDPLVITRIQRFIQTNIITRIVRVPVVRTVWRTRTIFVRRDPLAQTFSFTENRVLSAVGIQFTERDASIPVTVQIRGVTTGLPNDTIFAEKVIAPSEINLGGETKISFDDPFYAEANTSYAVVLLTNSTNYKVRTATLGKTGRQGIITRQTYAEGVLLESSNAETWTPLNGSDLTMKLYGYEFENEGTVQFQPVSGVQFSDLNIDEYSAIPEGTHLIWEYSTDGGSTWDAVVPAEEERLPNLANGVLVRVRFSTGMGNDTPALNFRDVNLIGYLNNTAGTYLTRENELTQGVESTKVYTQMDIPSGTSVQWFATNDGGETWEAMTIDDTRPIDEDWTEYTLVRTFSDPQGNKVRYKAELTGTVLTYPRIHTLGATLS